The genomic region ATCTATGAGGAAAACTCTCTTTCTAGTAATAAACCAGGTGACATACATGGTCCTAAATCcatctctcttcatttttcctgtCTCCTAGTCAGATACAGAGTTTTGGGATAAGATGCaggcagaatgggaagaaatggcTCGGAGGAACTGGATATCAGAGAACCAAGAAGCTCAGAACCAAGTTACAATCTCGGCCAGTGAGAAGGTGACCGATTCTGTTCTTACATATGCTGACCAGCTTTCTCAACATCTTGGCatcatgtttttataaattagtCATTAACTATTTTGCAGAAAAGTCAAGAATTAAGTAGACAAATTAATGTCAGTCTGACCTAGAAGAAATCCTGGTGGATGAAAACAATGTAATCCTCCAATGTGTGAAGACAGCAAAGCTGGAATGAAATACCCTTATTTTTATCAATGTTAATTACTACAGCTTGGCAGCCACCAAGAGCTTGCCTCTTGACTGTTAGCAAGTTACTGAACTAACTGACATTGAGGGTGGGTTGGAACAAGAACTGACTAATCTCGCAGTGCTTTTTGTTACTCATTCATTGAGCCAGGTGAATTAGCTAATAGAAATGGTATCAGCGGACAGGGGAGTAAGGTGGGGGCTTAAGGCTATATTTCACAGGTGGTCCTTACACAGCTAACAAAGAAACTAAGTGGAAAAGATACACTTCACACAGCCAGGTCAAGTCCCAGGGACAACTCCCAAGCCTAACATATTCTCCTGAAAGGAGCCCCAGCAAATGTGTGAATTTAGTCAACAACCAGCCAAATTGCCCATGAAGTCCCAGTTGCCCTTGggtttatgcttttaaaaacacttggtgaaaaaataaataaataaatataggtaaataaataataaaaaaataagaacacttgGCGAAGAGGGGAGGGAcacttttcagaaataaatttaaatgacttgaaggatagaaaaagatatggAATTTTCTTACTGAAGGAAAAACtagtttgtgtgtatatatatatatatatatgtgtgtgtgtgtatatatataatatgtgtgtattatGGATTTTTTTGTGGTGGAGGAAGTCTCAATAATATTCAGTTCTGCATAACTTCCATCTCTtcaatccaacaaatatttattgagtgcctatgtAGCAATATATTATGAGGATGAATAGTCTTCGATCTTAGAGGATTTTTAATCTACAGTCATTAAAATGTCTTCCTTCCCCCAGTATTCTCTGCCCCTCAGTAGGCCAGGCAATCTCATAAAATCAGAGTAactatcttattaaaaaaaaaaccctcttccacaaagaaatcaaagctaagcaagaagagaaaacattgaTATAGATTGTCAGACTCTAGGCTATAATTCATGCCCCTGAGGCATGGCTGGGACCCTGAGTTCCTCGCCCCTGGGACCCCATATCTGTAACACCACTACATAAACTGGACATACCCTGTGGCTTAGATAAAGAGGGCGGTCTTTCTCAGTGACAATGGAGAATGAAAGTCTCTATTTAACCGATTTCAAAACCTTAGTAGCATCATTTACAGACTAGCTTATTTATATCTATCAAATTAGAAGGATATTATGATGACCTATGCTGGTAATGTTGCAACAAATCATTTCCCTCAGATATTTCCAATTAGAGTTTAACTTGGGGCAAATCTCAAAAGCAATTCAGTTATACATATCAAGGCCCTCAAAATAGTTCATAGCCTTTAGTCTAATAAATCCCTCTAGAAGTCTATCCTAAGGTAATAATCATAGGCAGACAAAGATTTGAGCACAAAGTTTTCACTgtaactttatttatgaaaacaaaaaaattgaaagtaaccTGAATGTCCATCATTAGGACCTTGGTTAAATAAGTTTTGGCAcaatgcaaataattttaaaaactaaaactatgtGGGGCTTAAGGTACAAGACTGTATATGagcttatttgtttaatttatatattcatagaaaaagattatttatacttctgtacaatttaaatttttgaaagaaaaggctTATAACTTTGAAACACGCATTCTCAATCGGGCAAATATAGCCCCCCACAGGACAAAAACTGGCTCAAGGAGTAGGAAGGTAGAAAAAATGGTAGATAGTAGAATGGTTTATAGCCCTCCAAAGAGTCACAGCACATAAGCAGATGTACAGTGTGTGGCATTAACATTTCAGGGGAATGAGTGGTAGCACTTTGCAAAAATACATCTAaaactctgtattttttaaatctcagggGGAAATGGCTAaagcaaaaagagcaaaagagtaATAGAAAACAAACCCTAAAATATTAGCAGTGATATGTTGTGGCATGATGgatagcttttgtttctttttatattattcaataacaaaatatcatcatccaaaatttatataatgaaaatgtACTACCttcacaggaagaagaaaaaacagtgataattaaataagttaaataattaaaataaattaattaaattcaaattcaaaaagaGCTCACTGAATATCAGAATGAAGAGATAAATCAATAGATCTCATAGTTCCCTTCTCCATGTTGTAGGGATATTACTTTCACACTGAAAATCCCTTCAAGGACTGGCCTGGAGCATTTGAAGAAGGCTTAAAAAGACTGAAGGAAGGGGACCTACCCGTCACCATCCTGTTCATGGAAGCAGCGATTCTTCAGGACCCCGGAGATGCAGAGGTAACATATTCTCTTCATCTTGCTTGGCTCACAAAGTGGCTGCATGTGAATGAGGGACCAGGGATGCCACAAAGCTCTCTTGGGCTACATTTGCATCAAGGAAAAGCTCCCAAAGGAGTTAACCTGGCTTACTCTGCTAtatgtttaaaagttaaaaataggtaCCTGTTCTCTAACCAAGTCAAATGTGCAGTGTCCACAGTGCCCCAAAATAAAAGGGTGGGGACAAGAAATGACAAATCCATAACTGTCAACCTGGAGGTTGAGCAGAAGTTTTCAGGGGGCAGTGTATAGTCTTGTCTAGGACTAGAGCCACACCCTACCCCACCCTTGTCTCgttcaacatttattgaacagtGTCATGCTGTGTCCCAAGAAATGTGCCAGGCTGGGAAAAATGGAACTGTTGAAAAGATACATTTGTGTTCTATCTGGAGAGACAAGTCAATAAATCAATACAGCGTAATAAATGCAATGTCAGAGTATGCACAGGCTGCTATGAGAGCAGAGAGCAAGGTTTGTGAGCGGGCTTTCCCCTCCAATTAAATCCAAATTTGAGGTTTGAAGGAGGGGGGCTTAATGAAAGACAGCAGGGGCATCAAGGTGTTAAGAGGAAATGGTTTGTGTTGGGCAGTGGGGCATGAAACATTATTCCAGGGGGCTGAAGGGGAAAGACAATGATGGGAGAGGAGGTAGGAAGAGGTGGGTAAGCTTCGGAATTTCATGAAAGCCAGGGGAACCACTAGGGAACTCTACTCAGCAGAGGGTACAATCAGATTTGCATGTTGAAAAATCCCTTTCTCTGAGGTGTGGAAGGTGATGGAGACAGAGGCCAAGAGACTGCCAAGAGAGGCTTTGCCATCCACCCTCAGTCCACTATGTTTCCAAACCTGCAGAGGCCTGTAATAAGATAGTGGTAGGTGTAAAGTCTCCTTTTTTAGTTTGGGAGTGATTTTCAGTAATCGTCTCACAAGGACTAATCCTCATAAGGGATTTGCAGAAATTCTAAGGAGAGGTATATATGGTGCTGAGACAGCAGTATAGAGTAGTAGTTAAGCTTCTAGGCTCTGCTGTCCTAAAtgtgtgggttcaaatccctgctctaCCACTCATGAGCCATGAGCCGTGTGGTCGGAGACAAGTCATTTAAACTGTCTCAGTTCCATTTCTTCATACATAAAATGGAAGCCACAATTATAGTAACTATCTCATTGggtgttgtaaggattaaattagTTCATGCAAATAACGTGCTTAGTTCATGTCTGGTACATCAGTAATTAgccttcattattattattggttgtacttaaagtttgtatggaaaGAATGAGTAAACCAATTACTACGTTAAATCCCTGGTATCTCGTTAGTCAAAACATTGACAGTGAAATGAGATTGAACTGAGAATTGGAATGTGAACCGAAATATTGGAATTTTTAAGAAGATACATGGATCACTACAGAAGAGAAAGTCATTATTTTAGTAGAAAACTATAAGCCATCCACCCAAAAGAATATCATCTTACATTTCTAAATGCTATGGTGTTTTCAAGAGTATTATATAATTTGGCACAATAACCCtggaaggttaaaaaaagacGTATATGTTATTATGTCAGATTCATAAATGAGAGGATTAAGGCACTGGGTAACTAATGTATCCCAAACAAGGACTCAGGGCTTCTGAATCTTGGAGACTCCAAAATTCATATAAAGGACGATCTGTGAACAGTGACAATGACACCATGCTCAAAGGCTAGCAAGAAGCCACTAGAGAGTAATTGTTTCATCAAACTTAAGAAGCATTCTAAGATGTATGGAGGGTGAAATCAACATCAGGGCTTCTCTGTGTATAATTGATAGATATAAAAGAATAACTGATATTTGGAGGGGAAATAATCAGTATTTTCATGAGTTTATATGGCATGGGTAATAAAAACTCAGGATGATAAAGCCAATATAATTTTTACAGCATTTGAGGGTGAGTCTATGTATCGTCATATAGTTTTGATTTCAAAATCTGTAGGTGTAGTTACACATTCCCCAAGCCCCTTTAAAGGGTTTTTAAGAATTGATATACCCCTATACCCAGCAAATTTGAGGACAGTATATGTAATGAGAGGTTTTGTTCATGGGATTGTTCTTGTAATGGTGTGAGAATTATTGTTCTTCTAAATATATAGGGAGAAATTTGTTATACTAAAAACTTTCATTCTAGATAGGAAAAATGTTATCTGCTTGAAGATATTGTCAACATTGTTGACAatagcaaaggaaaaatgttaTCTGCTTGAAGATATTGTCAACATTGTTGACAATAGCAAAGGACTGAAACAACCTTACAGTAATAGGTTATTGGTTGAGTCAACAATAGGGTATCTAcccaacaaaatttaaattaaaaattataagtgTAAGGATTTTGTAGAAACATGAAAAGTGTTTATGATGCAATATAAAGTATAAGTGTAGGctataaaattatgtatgtattatattacattttatatgtgCTTTAAGCATTTTAACAGTGATATTAGAGCCATAAACAGATTAGAGtggagagttttgtttttattttccctagtTCCTAAAGTTTCTGTTAGCTCTTATAGTAACAGTCAGACTTGCATCTGtacaaatttatttcattttgtacatCTTGAGATTCCTTGCTATATAAAGTCCACACTATTCAGCAATATTTCTGGGTTATTTTCCATCCCTTTTCCTCACAAATGCATACtttcatataattatcttttGGTTTTAAGGCACCTAATACCGTGAAATGTCAGATACTCAAATGTTTCCATGGGTCACAGGAGAGTAAATACTGAGAATTTGTCAAAATGTCAGAGGATCTTGACCCAGATGTCAGAGGAGCCTTTGAATAAAGAAATGCTTgtgatatttttcccttttacaaGACTGTCGAGTCTGAGACAGGTTGTTCTGCATGGAGGGATCTAAAGCACAGGAATGAATCTGCTTCCTCTTGCAATGTTGACCTCAGTTGTTTTTTGTAGGCATGGCAGTTCCTTGGGATAACCCAGGCAGAGAATGAAAACGAACAAGCAGCTATTGTCGCCCTCCAGAGGTAGATGAAGCTAAGTGCAAAATCATGGGCCGGGTCACTTCTGTTTTTGCTGTCCTTTGACCTTTAGGTACATTGTAAAGAATTTGGCCAGGATAAGTGCTGAGATGCCACATTGTACTTAGCTGTAGGAAACAAGAATCTATGAAGAAATAATGTTCCTAAATCGCAGTGTTTTGTCATCCCCAAATCAGCTGACCTTCATTGGCACAAATGTGACTATGTCAAAAGTGGCCATAAACTAGACTCAATACATATATAGTTCCTCTTAACTTCCTAGCCTTCTGCAGCATTTGAAAGTTTTCCTCAGAAGAAACATACTCAAAATAATCTGTGTAATTTTAGCTCCTTGTGTCTACAGAGACTCTCCTGAGAGAGTTTCAGTGACCTACAAGGATAACCACTGAGCCCATGACTAAAGGTCTAGACTGTTTTGGGTGGATGTAGCATCACACTTCACTTAATTAGGGCCCTCTGTGTACCCTGAAAAAATCACCCCTACTAAATCAACTTCCCCTTTCCCTATACAACATACAGTCCCTCTATAATCTCTCCCTAAAGCACTGATGTAGGTACTGTCTAGGGCTCCCTTCTCTAAGTCTTTTCCAGCAActatcacctgggagcttgtcagACCCGCCCAGTCTCAGGCCCACCCCAGGCTGACTGTATTACATCCTCTGCATTTAGCAGATCCCCAGATGATTCTCATGCATCGCCAAGTTTGAAAGGCCCCTGCTAGAGGGTAGTGGAATAGCATGAGGGGGAGCAGCTGTGCCCTGTATAAACCCACATCAGTAGTCTTTTAGAAACACaggactctccctctcctttttaaaacactgtacAGCCTTTCATCTCTGCTGAATCAAATTTACCTCAAGTCAGTTTGCTTTGTGGATATGATACATTTAATACATCAATAGCAGAGCGGCACTAAAACAATGCTATCTGTCCTCATGAAATGAACTCCTAAGAAATTTTATGCAAGGATTAGCCACCCTTTCTATGGTTGTAAACCATTCATTAAGTTACTGGACCTAGCGCTCATCAAGATGAGTTTTAAccttcttaaaaatatacttagatCCCaattttcacataaataaatatggtattttCCAAGGACTTAACATAAACTTAGCCATGCTTTTGCACCCTTTAATTAATAACAACCCCAAATTTTCTAAAGAACTGTTAGACTCTAGCtcagaaaaaatctgaaattggctatttatttacctatttatttatgcCTTCTTGCAGGTGTTTAGAATTACAGCCCAACAACTTGAAAGCTTTGATGGCCCTGGCGGTGAGTTACACTAACACGGGCCATCAGCAGGATGCCTGTGAGGCTCTAAAGAATTGGATTAAGCAAAACCCAAAGTACAAATACCTTGTGAAGAGCAAGAAGGGATCTCCAGGCCTTACCCGGAGGATGTCCAAGTCTCCAGTTGATAGGTATCCTGCTAATTAAATTACAGTCAGCGGTCAACACCCTGTTACACAATTAGGCACCTTAAGTGTCATTAACAAGCCTCACCAGCAGCAGGAACGCTTGAAGAGCAACTCTGATGACAAAGATTGATGCCGAGACCAGAACCAACAACTGATCACATGATCAAGATTGTAGGCACTCACAGACATTTTGCCAGAGTACCACAATTTAAAGCAAAAGGCTGTGTACATATAATTAacctaaaataaattatagaatgcACCAAGTTTCATAAAGCCTGAGAACTGGCTATGAGTAAAAATGGAAGTCCTTCCTTCTAGGTGTTTTGTTTCTCTCAGCAATAAATCAGGATGTTAAATTCATTCTCGTGGAGCCCTGTGGTTTTCCACATTTGGCACGCATAGGGTCAATGGAACTGTCCTTGTGAAGACCTTACTTAGCACAGTCTGTTTCTGTGTACAAGGAAATAATTCATGAAAATCAGCAGGTATTTTTTAATGTGCAGTATTAATAGTCCTTCTCATTAAGCAAAGATATTTTAAGCATAATTTTTCCAGTCTGTAATGTTCTCTCGGAACAGAGGACATAATAGTAAATAATATATGTTCAGACTATTTGGAATACACATCTCCACTTTTTCCCTCGTAGCTCTGTTTTGGAAGGAGTTAAGGAATTATATCTGGAAGCTGCCCACCAAAATGGAGATATGATTGATCCAGACCTACAGACAGGCCTGGGGGTACTGTTCCACCTGAGCGGAGAATTTAATAGAGCTATCGATGCATTTAACGCTGCCTTAACTGTTCGGCCAGAGGTAAGTGGACAACAAGAAACCGTAGGGTTCTCTGTTCAATATAAGTTTCTCACAAGCTATACTTTGGACATTTCTGCTACCTCTTATTTCCCTGCATCCAATGGTTAAAGTGATCGGTACTAACAACATGCTACATGGCTGTTAATCCTCAAGTACCTCAAATAGAAACATGAATTGTTCGACAGCATCCAATGGTAGCTGCTCTTGGATGGATGAAAAGTTATTTCACAGAGCGGTCCGTACCATTTTTTGAGTAATTCTCCACCATCATGACCCCTACCCATGAGCCCTGGATAGATGTCTAGCCACCATGCCGCTTCTGCAAGCAATATGGGAATACTCTGTCACTGTGGCTCATGCTGGTTCTTGGCTCGGATTCTTGTCATCAGGATTATTCATTATGGAACCGGTTGGGGGCGACACTGGCGAACGGTGACCGCAGTGAGGAAGCCGTGGAGGCCTACACGCGTGCCCTGGAGATTCAGCCGGGCTTCATCAGATCCAGATACAACCTGGGCATCAGCTGCATCAATCTGGGCGCCTACAGGTGCGGTATGGTGGTAGGCTGAGAACCAGGAGCCACGCTCAGGGCTGAGGTGGACTAACCTGAAAGGCCATTTGCCAGTGAAAATACCTCCTTTTGTAGGAGTAGCCCTCCTCCTCTTGTTAAGGGAACAGCTGAACCATTGCCTTGTGAGGCCTGTTGAAGTGGGAACAGTCGGCTTCGGTGTTTCTCCTCTTTGGAGAGTGGCAATTGCGTAGGGCATCTAGTGAATGAAGATTCttgggcccctccccctgtgATTTCCAATCAGTCAGCCTGGGTTGGGGCAACTCTTTGAGAAACTTAAACTGCCCAACCCTTCATTTCCCAGGTAAACAAAAAGAGAACCTTGGGGAGGTGAGGCAGGGGCACCCAATAAAATGACTTAAGAAGGTCTAGAGCAGCTTTGGGCAAAGCACAACCAAAAGTCCAGGTTATCTAAAACTACTTTGCCAGTgaagtagttaaaaaaattttttaaagaaaaaaatcttttctgtaaaacaaatgttaaatggTGGGCTTATggtttaaaatgtctttcttgttttctcattcttcatCATCCGGTCTGTATCCTTCctacattctatttttaactcatCAACAGGAATGaatgatctttatttcttttgggtaaagaAAGTATAGgtgagggatacctgggtggctcagttggtttggtgtctgtcttctgctcaggtcatgatcccagggtcctgggatctagtcccatgttgggctcccaactcagtggggagtctgcttctccctctccctctgcccctccccctgctcctgctctctctctcttgctcgctctcattctctatctcaaataaataaataaaatcttttttaaaagtataggtAATTTTCCCCTTTTTCAACTTCTAAGTAGGTATTACTTTCacaactggaaaaaagaaaactgttagtCTCAAATCCCACAAAAAACATaaaccctttctctttctcaaaaagagccaggctggggcgcctgggtggctcagtgggttaagccgctgccttctgttcgggtcatgatctcagggtcctgggatcgagtcccgcatagggctctctgctcagcagggagcctccttcctgctctctctctgcctgcctctctgcctgcttgtaatctctctctgtcaaataaataaataaaatcttcaaaaaaaaaaaaaaaaagagccaggcttttagaatcagaaaagcctgggttcaaatcacaGCTCTGACACTTACTGGTTTCGTGATTCTGAGCCCACACCTTttagcctcaatttcttcacctgctttaaaaaaaaaaaaaaagtggtaaaataaTATTCAGCCTGCAGGATCGTTGCACAGATTAAATGTAAATTGCCTAAGCACGGAGCAGTAGTGTGCATCTGCTACCATGACTATGACAGTGGCCATCATCAGGAGTAACCCCATCATTATTTATTCAGATAAGTCATCGGAGAGCATCCTTTTGACATCTGAAGAGCCCCTGTTTCTGAACTGCGTTTGGGGACTGTGTCAGGGGCAAACAGTGAGGTTTCAGAAACTGGTTGCTTCATTTATACTAAAAGAATCTTAGAAAGAACATTTAGTCACTGGATTACACCAGTCCTCAAAGGACCTCGCTCAGGTTAAAGCCAGGAATAGCTGAGGGACTCCAGAGCAGCCGGTTTGCTTTATTTTCCGGACATTGCGAAGGGAACCGCGGGAGGCTGGCCTCACAGCAGCCGCACAAAGGGCCCCAGGGCGCCTGCGCGgtctcctcccaccccagctggCTTAGGCTGACCCTGTCGGGTTCGCATACTAAGTTCATTCCTGCTCTCATCTCACTTTCCTAACCTGATTTTATCTTCACCCCTTCCCAGTCACTTATTTTCTCACTATGTTGTATAAGTACTTGAGGAGATACCTTTGTTTGAAACAAGGGGAAGTGGAAGTAAGTATGTATGTACCTGTAGACATTAAATTCAATTAAAGGAGGCTTTTATAAAGCTTCCAGATGAGTCTTTCTTAACTGGAACTCCTCATTACAGTGTAGAAAACAACACTTGAGAAGTCAATAAAATACTTTCTTGGCAGTCGCAGGTATAAGGCTCAGGAGGGTAACCGTTAGCTGGTGGCCCGGAAGGGTCGTGATAGGTGGAAATGGGCAAATCTACTGAGGGAGAATTTTTAGTCCTCTAGATGAAAGTCACCTGCACAGGAGCAAGTCAGTTTTAGAGTTGCCAAATAACATACagaatgcccagttaaattttaatttccaagataCAGCAAATACACCTTCAGGTAAGTATTTCCCGAATATTGCATGGAACTTGCTCATATTACAGGTAATGAACTGTTTACCTGATATTCAAATTTAACTGTGCATTTATCATCCTTGGTAAATCTGGCAACCTTGACTGCATGACTACTTCAAAGTTTCAAAACATCTCAGCAGAGATTTGTGGGTCTTTTATTGTCATTCCACATGTGGAAAATCTTGTTAAGTActaaacattttgcattttttttttcctgaggaaaaaagaCCATTGAGTGAGACATCAGCtttaaatgaattatgaaaaTAAGTTTAACTTGAGGTGTAAGTAGATAGTTAGGAAAAGATAACCCTCCATAGAGATATGACTCAGGAAAAAAGCCCTGAGCTGTTTCATATTCTTTCATATCCACAGGAACCTTGGGACACACCCCTCAAGAACACAGATGTCTGTGTATGTGGCTATATCCCCGGCTGTTTGTCATTGCACATTTTCTATAAAGAGTCAAAGGCAAACCTTTCCCCAGTACTGTATAATTGAAATAATAAGAGGAAATTTTTGGAGAGAAACCTGGGTGTAGCATAAGACCCTACCCCTCTGTCAGTAGGAGCTCCCAGAGAAGAATTTAGGCCAAAGAATCTTCACCTTCTCAAAAGTGAGGACCTCATGGGGTGCctgttggtttctgctcaggtcatgatctcaggatcctgagattgatcCTCGAGTAGGGCTCTGTGCttaagactccctctccctctctctctctgcccctgccccacccaccgcttgcgctctctctctctctctctcaaataaataaataaatctttaaaaaataaaaagtacattttaaaaagagtgaggacctctttttaatgaaaacatagaTTACATCCcctttgataataattttttagtattaaTATATGGAGGGAAAGATACTATAAAATGAGGAACCCTTTTACTGAATGCATGTTATTAATCAAGACATACACGAACAGCTTACTcacacacatatgtgtgaaaCATCTGAAAACTATGCGCACATCTGCATGCACAATCTTCTGAGTCTCCCAAAAGAACTCTGTGTTCCCATGTTGGAGAACAGATTTAGACTCTCTTCATGGGAAAAACCTCACATCGCTCGGTAGGGCTAGCAAGTTAGACCATTCCATTTTTCCCCAGGTCCTTCAGAGACCACTGCCACACTCCTGGGAGCTAGGAGTGGCCTGTGCCTGTGTGAGTTCCAAGATCTTCCTCC from Mustela erminea isolate mMusErm1 chromosome 1, mMusErm1.Pri, whole genome shotgun sequence harbors:
- the PEX5L gene encoding PEX5-related protein isoform X6, which encodes MYQGHMQLVNEQQESRPLLSPSIDDFLCETKSEAIARPVTSNTAVLTTGLDLLDLSEPVSQTQTKGKKLEASSKTSSLKKKADGSDLISAEAEQRGQPLRGPETSSLDLDIQTQLEKWDDVKFHGDRNSKGHQMAERKSCSSRTGSKELLWSSEHRSQPELSGGKSALNSESASELELVPPAQARLTKEQRWGSALLSRNHSLEEEFERAKAAVESDTEFWDKMQAEWEEMARRNWISENQEAQNQVTISASEKGYYFHTENPFKDWPGAFEEGLKRLKEGDLPVTILFMEAAILQDPGDAEAWQFLGITQAENENEQAAIVALQRCLELQPNNLKALMALAVSYTNTGHQQDACEALKNWIKQNPKYKYLVKSKKGSPGLTRRMSKSPVDSSVLEGVKELYLEAAHQNGDMIDPDLQTGLGVLFHLSGEFNRAIDAFNAALTVRPEDYSLWNRLGATLANGDRSEEAVEAYTRALEIQPGFIRSRYNLGISCINLGAYREAVSNFLTALSLQRKSRNQQQVPHPAISGNIWAALRIALSLMDQPELFQAANLGDLDVLLRAFNLDP
- the PEX5L gene encoding PEX5-related protein isoform X8, which encodes MAERKSCSSRTGSKELLWSSEHRSQPELSGGKSALNSESASELELVPPAQARLTKEQRWGSALLSRNHSLEEEFERAKAAVESDTEFWDKMQAEWEEMARRNWISENQEAQNQVTISASEKGYYFHTENPFKDWPGAFEEGLKRLKEGDLPVTILFMEAAILQDPGDAEAWQFLGITQAENENEQAAIVALQRCLELQPNNLKALMALAVSYTNTGHQQDACEALKNWIKQNPKYKYLVKSKKGSPGLTRRMSKSPVDSSVLEGVKELYLEAAHQNGDMIDPDLQTGLGVLFHLSGEFNRAIDAFNAALTVRPEDYSLWNRLGATLANGDRSEEAVEAYTRALEIQPGFIRSRYNLGISCINLGAYREAVSNFLTALSLQRKSRNQQQVPHPAISGNIWAALRIALSLMDQPELFQAANLGDLDVLLRAFNLDP